The Salvia splendens isolate huo1 chromosome 20, SspV2, whole genome shotgun sequence nucleotide sequence ACAACTGTAATGTGTTGGATTATTTaccaatttttatattaaattattgatacatacattatacatattcattttatatatatttcttaACTTTTATAAATTCGAATTATGATAAATTAAAGATCTGTACAATCATACAGGTTTTACGCTAGAGTGTATTAATCTCAAATATTCCATGAACCCTTTGTATAGTGTCGAGGCGCAGTAGAAATTTTCATATGAACTCCccaaaaaaatcgataaaatgTCTACTTGGATTTACATATACTTTAGTAATATATTGTGTGTTAAATTGAGATCGATTAAGAAATTTATAAACGTTCCTTGCGATTTTTGGGATCAGATAGAATGTTTAGTGAAGTttttaagaaataaagaaaaaatgaaagtaGACTTTAATTAGTCGTATATGAATATATAATGAGTATATCGGATAATGATAATATAATCTATATTACAATAGCATTTGtatttttatatgaaaaaatTTGTGATTCACAATGTAAAAAATGTCATTTCCCTGTGTTGCAGATAGGTTAAGCAAAGTGATGGTACTGATTTCACAAATGATAaagttttgtttgttttgcaaGAAAAAGTCAGAAAACTATTGCTTTCAAATCCACTTTTATAGCTGCAAGTAACATTTTTTGAAGAGGAGTGTCCAACTTGGTTTCTTGCTTTCAAGTTCCAAGTTAAGTgctaatcatttttttaatgtgtattttgtCATGCTTTAATATCAGTGCTTTTGATTATGAATATTAAGACTTATACCTATCTCTTCATAGTGGTGTGTTATTTATTTGGGTTAATTGTTAAACAAGTAATCAAGTTGTAACTTTTGTTTTAGACATGTctttcaaattttcatttattccaattactttgattttaatatttttcatttatttacgcgttctaaagcaaataaaacgtGGGTCGGGTTTGGCCGGGCTTATCAGTGTTTGAACATAATACCTCACTCGGTCGGATCGGGAAATGACCGGACCGAAAACCCACATTCTTCTCAAGCACTATGAGAAAAGataagtttttttctttcaagaAATAGAAATCTGAACAAATGAAATGGAATCCAAAGCATATATGtatagtaaaaaatatatatagagagagagaggattcTTCCAAAAGCAAgcaatattaatttaaatcaacaacaaaaaaaaatcaatgaatAAGCAAGCAAGATTACTTTATAGCCATCTTCTCCTCTTTTCCATCGATAAATCTTGGATTTCCGTGTCAAGCAAGCATCCCCACAGCTCAATTTCTTAATCCATGGGCAATAACCAAACCCCAACTCCATAAATTCCCCTTCCCATCTCCTTCACTTGCCCCCTTTTCTTGCCTTGTAATCCTCCTCCTCACCCACTTTTCACCTCTCAATCTTCTTTTTGGGGCTCATGAAAAATTGATTAGCGCTTGATTATTTCATTTGCGAAGCTTAAGCTGCGGGAAATGGGACAGGAGGCGGCTGTTGTTGGCACGACGGCGGGAGCGCCGCCGCCGACCTCTCTAGCGCCGGGGTTCAGATTCCACCCCACCGATGAGGAGCTCGTCAGGTACTACCTCAGGAGGAAGGCTTGCGGGAAGCCGTTTCGGTTTCAAGCTGTGATTGAGATCGATGTCTACAAATCTGAGCCCTGGGAGCTCGCTGGTATGCTCTAGATTCAatcaatttttcaattttttgctTCTGATTTTTCGATTCGATTGGTATCTTTTCGAGTAGCGTTGTGTTGGCGCAGTTTGTTTTTCGTTAATTGGATCGAATTTTGTTGCTGGATGTGTCAATCTCTGTTTTGATTTTGCTGAtactgtgtgtagtgtgtgaatttacTGATGatttgatggaagatgaaataTTGCTTATTTGGATCATTTTTTGTTACTGGATGTGTTAATCTCAGTTTTGATTTTGCTGAcactgtgtgtagtgtgtgaatttacTGATGAATTGGTAGGAGATGACGAAATATTGCTTTTCAGTCTGTGAAGTGAAGTGCAAGAAATCtctaaaaattgattataaatatTGAATTTGATGATGTTTGGAAAGGCTAGTTGTTGATCTGTTCATTTCGAAACTTGATTGTGATGTTTATTGAATTGGTGATCCTAATCTGCTAACTGATCTGATGTGGTTGTTTGGTTTGGATAAGATTACTCATCTCTGAAGACGAGAGATCTCGAGTGGTACTTCTTCAGCCCCGTGGACAGGAAGTACGGGAATGGGTCTCGCCTGAACCGTGCCACAGGTAAAGGCTACTGGAAAGCGACGGGAAAGGATAGAGCCGTGCGCCACAAGAATCTGACTATAGGGATGAAGAAGACGTTGGTGTTCCATAGCGGGCGAGCGCCTGATGGCAAGCGAACCAATTGGGTGATGCACGAGTATAGGCTCTGCGACTCAGAGCTGGAACGGGATGGGGTCATACAGGTATGCAAGTGATTGTGATTTAAGCTGATGAATATCTTTAGTTGCAAAGGTGTGGAATGTTAAGTGAGCTTTGTTGCTTTGTGAGGAAAGGATGCGTATGTGCTGTGTAGAATCTTCCAAAAGAGCGGCCTGGGACCCCCGAATGGGGACAGGTATGCCCCTTTTGTCGAAGAGGAATGGGACGAGGATGCAGTGGTGGTGGTGCCTGGAGGAGACACTGAAGATGAAGTGGTCAATGGTGATGAAGCACGAGTTGAGTGCACTGATCTCGATCAGGTTTGTTTCTTTTTGGGATGTTTGCTTGTATGCTTCCTATTTAGGATTTGCATCACCACTGGCGTGATTGGTTTCGTCGTATGCGCCATCTTTAAAGAAAAGGCATTTGATCTATTTTGTAA carries:
- the LOC121780779 gene encoding NAC domain containing protein 52-like, which gives rise to MGQEAAVVGTTAGAPPPTSLAPGFRFHPTDEELVRYYLRRKACGKPFRFQAVIEIDVYKSEPWELADYSSLKTRDLEWYFFSPVDRKYGNGSRLNRATGKGYWKATGKDRAVRHKNLTIGMKKTLVFHSGRAPDGKRTNWVMHEYRLCDSELERDGVIQDAYVLCRIFQKSGLGPPNGDRYAPFVEEEWDEDAVVVVPGGDTEDEVVNGDEARVECTDLDQESPPLTMAPPQTENPTETQSLPFMCKRERSEDPELLSLSQSKRGKPDEDPNSGHANGSEDSTTTSQDPCTMMMTTNFSSGLLEFPLLEPIENQPVSTLAFDSSNLEKSVPPGYLKFISNLENEILNVSMERETLKIEVMRAQAMINILQSQVELVTKENEDLRRHA